A DNA window from Bradyrhizobium barranii subsp. barranii contains the following coding sequences:
- a CDS encoding GcrA family cell cycle regulator, translated as MTIKTTVVLRDKRGGPMVYQSTWDDAAEQTLRRWVAEGASSSVIADAMHRTRSAVSGKISRLKLKRPEGQSPMTKAITKQPPKAEASVALARKLAPIEAVNSKPVPFLQAKRFHCRAVLNERGEDGLAMFCGAKKRPGSSWCPKHHRLFVNYGRA; from the coding sequence GTGACTATTAAAACGACCGTCGTGCTTCGCGACAAACGGGGCGGCCCGATGGTCTATCAATCGACATGGGATGATGCGGCTGAACAAACCCTGCGGCGCTGGGTCGCCGAGGGCGCGTCGTCGTCGGTGATCGCCGATGCGATGCATCGCACGCGCAGTGCGGTCTCCGGGAAAATCTCACGCCTCAAGCTTAAACGTCCCGAGGGCCAGTCGCCGATGACTAAAGCCATCACCAAGCAGCCGCCGAAAGCCGAGGCGTCGGTCGCCCTGGCGCGCAAGCTCGCGCCGATCGAGGCCGTCAACAGCAAGCCCGTGCCCTTCCTGCAAGCCAAACGCTTCCACTGCCGCGCCGTGCTGAACGAGCGCGGCGAGGACGGTCTCGCCATGTTCTGCGGCGCCAAGAAGCGGCCCGGCTCGTCATGGTGCCCGAAGCACCATCGCCTGTTCGTCAACTACGGGAGGGCCTGA